One genomic segment of Hordeum vulgare subsp. vulgare chromosome 2H, MorexV3_pseudomolecules_assembly, whole genome shotgun sequence includes these proteins:
- the LOC123430857 gene encoding transcription factor MYB41-like, whose product MGRSPCCCHDAGVKKGPWTEEEDKALVEHIQKRGGHVGSWRGLPKAAGLNRCGKSCRLRWTNYLRPDIKRGNFSDDEERLIIALHAGLGNKWATIATHLEGRTDNEIKNYWNTHIRKKLLRMGVDPVTHQQLPPDHHLDGASASLLPEALLWAAAAARLGGLDTGALRQAQLLQHLLHTIGSNNDATNLIANLAAANSVLNSSSRIVPSHLLQDQMNMLSGTNYLQPGYLCNTTSNFTEQDVVQQQLIKDMSPGTSTFEAAGPADQHCNTTAAFAARDVAPAVDMLPVQEFAGLMEPMELQLPNLCSLESDSFWKDLLEDGYRL is encoded by the exons ATGGGGAGGTCGCCGTGCTGCTGCCACGACGCCGGCGTGAAGAAGGGGCCGTggacggaggaggaggataaggcgcTGGTGGAGCACATCCAGAAGCGCGGCGGGCACGTCGGcagctggcgcggcctgcccaaGGCCGCCGGGCTCAACCGCTGCGGCAAGAGCTGCCGCCTCCGCTGGACCAACTACCTCCGCCCCGACATCAAGCGCGGCAACTTCTCCGACGACGAGGAGCGCCTCATCATCGCCCTCCACGCCGGCCTCGGCAACAA GTGGGCGACGATCGCGACGCACCTGGAGGGCCGGACGGACAACGAGATCAAGAACTACTGGAACACGCACATCCGCAAGAAGCTCCTGCGCATGGGCGTCGACCCCGTCACCCACCAGCAGCTGCCACCCGACCACCACCTCGACGGCGCCTCCGCCTCGCTCCTCCCCGAGGCGCTCCTATGGGCGGCGGCCGCGGCAAGACTCGGGGGCCTAGACACCGGCGCACTCAGGCAGGCGCAGCTTCTGCAGCATCTCCTCCATACCATCGGCTCCAACAACGACGCAACTAACCTCATCGCCAACCTAGCTGCAGCAAACTCAGTGCTGAACTCAAGCAGCAGGATCGTTCCAAGCCACCTGCTCCAGGATCAAATGAACATGTTGTCTGGTACGAACTATCTGCAGCCGGGCTACCTCTGTAACACCACCTCCAATTTTACAGAGCAGGACGTGGTGCAGCAGCAGCTGATCAAGGATATGTCTCCTGGAACGAGCACCTTTGAAGCAGCTGGACCAGCTGATCAGCACTGCAACACTACTGCTGCATTCGCAGCGCGTGATGTTGCACCGGCGGTTGACATGCTGCCGGTGCAGGAGTTTGCCGGCTTGATGGAGCCCATGGAACTACAACTACCCAATCTATGCTCACTGGAGAGCGATTCTTTCTGGAAGGACCTACTGGAGGACGGCTACCGTTTGTAG